One genomic window of Mus caroli chromosome 12, CAROLI_EIJ_v1.1, whole genome shotgun sequence includes the following:
- the Wdcp gene encoding WD repeat and coiled-coil-containing protein → MELGNGKLPRTGLNSLNQAVHPTWGLAWTDGNRVVLTDLQLHSGEAKFGDSQVIGRFESVCGVSWAPDRTVHSPALLAIQHRKLVSVWQLCPSTAGASKWQASQTSEVRESLPILPQGCVWHPKDAVLTVLTAQGVSIFPNVHQDGSRVKVDVNTKGRVYCACWTLDGQRLVVAIDSNLHSYIWDSSQKSLHSCSSCPVFPVNCSIRSITATGNSQVAIATELPLHKLCSLNASEAFDSAPNGADGSVHTRPVGETPPVDEQVATMDMNSGVTVSPFSVPLDLTHIHFNPSQAEQSSLICLRKKDYLTGTGQDSSHLILVTFNKAITITKKVAIPGILVPDLIAFNLTAELVAVASNTCNVILIYSAAPSSMPNIQQIQLESNERPKGICYLTDRLLLIAVGKQKPSEAAFLPSSEYGQYTVRLIVREVTQGSESSGTCAESQGAYSDFSALLSKADREKFTDSLSPGSSPLSQGLLLTANSSTQSGRSGRALIQEIKSPLSPLSSETLHSPPWLCPALPRPSRTPEHTSTPELNSPQRENLQKEKETCPLSRELEILSRHLVAMQQYLSELSGFLLKEKRVSPTYPPLQHAPYVHLVYQNPCSVGPTERRAVLLCDGKLRLSTVQQMFGLHLVEMLHDSHWILLSADSQGFIPLSFTAAQTVVVRDGSLSKPKGARSPLSHNQDPGPPPEVFRDLATQNVDTAGSFDSVT, encoded by the exons ATGGAGTTGGGAAACGGAAAACTGCCTAGGACAGGACTGAACTCACTGAACCAAGCAGTCCATCCAACCTGGGGCCTGGCCTGGACTGATGGGAATCGTGTAGTCCTGACTGATTTACAGCTTCATAGTGGAGAGGCCAAGTTCGGGGACTCCCAGGTCATTGGAAGGTTTGAATCTGTCTGTGGGGTTTCCTGGGCACCAGACAGAACGGTGCACTCGCCCGCTCTGCTTGCCATCCAGCACAGGAAGCTTGTCTCCGTGTGGCAGCTGTGTCCCAGCACTGCAGGAGCAAGCAAATGGCAGGCGTCTCAGACCTCTGAGGTCAGGGAGTCACTCCCTATCCTTCCTCAGGGCTGCGTGTGGCACCCAAAGGACGCTGTCCTGACCGTGTTGACTGCGCAGGGTGTCTCCATTTTTCCTAACGTCCACCAAGATGGTTCCAGGGTAAAAGTGGACGTCAACACCAAGGGCCGCGTTTACTGTGCTTGTTGGACCCTGGACGGCCAGCGGCTGGTGGTGGCAATAGACAGCAACCTTCATTCGTATATCTGGGACAGTTCTCAGAAGTCCCTTCACAGCTGCTCCTCCTGCCCAGTGTTTCCTGTGAATTGTTCCATCCGCTCCATCACGGCCACCGGGAACTCACAGGTTGCCATAGCCACCGAACTTCCCCTCCATAAACTTTGTAGCTTAAATGCATCTGAAGCCTTCGACAGTGCACCCAACGGTGCCGACGGCTCTGTTCATACTCGCCCTGTGGGTGAGACGCCCCCTGTAGATGAGCAGGTAGCCACTATGGACATGAATTCTGGAGTGACAGTTTCTCCCTTTTCAGTTCCTCTCGATCTGACTCACATACATTTCAACCCATCCCAAGCTGAACAGAGTTCTCttatttgtttaagaaaaaagGACTACTTGACCGGAACTGGCCAAGATTCTTCACATTTGATCCTGGTAACCTTTAATAAAGCAATTACCATAACAAAAAAGGTCGCTATTCCAGGCATCCTGGTTCCTGATTTAATAGCATTTAACCTGACAGCAGAGCTAGTGGCCGTGGCTTCCAATACGTGTAACGTAATTTTGATCTATTCGGCCGCTCCATCTTCTATGCCAAATATCCAGCAAATTCAGTTAGAGAGTAACGAAAGACCAAAAGGCATTTGTTACTTGACAGACAGATTATTGTTAATTGCTGTAGGGAAACAAAAGCCCAGTGAAgcagcctttcttccttcttcagaaTACGGTCAGTATACAGTTCGTCTGATAGTTAGAGAAGTGACCCAGGGAAGCGAATCTTCTGGAACATGTGCTGAGAGTCAGGGTGCTTACTCTGATTTCAGTGCTTTACTAAGTAAAGCAGACAGAGAAAAGTTCACTGACAGCCTTTCCCCAGGTTCGAGTCCCCTGAGCCAAGGGCTCTTGCTAACAGCTAACTCCAGTACTCAGAGTGGGAGGTCTGGAAGAGCCCTTATTCAAGAAATTAAAAGTCCCTTGTCCCCTCTGTCCAGTGAAACCCTTCACAGCCCCCCCTGGCTTTGCCCAGCATTGCCTAGACCCAGCAGGACCCCAGAGCACACCAGCACCCCAGAACTGAATTCACCTCAAAGGGAGAACTtacaaaaagagaaggaaacgTGCCCACTTTCCCGAGAGCTGGAGATCCTCTCTCGACACCTGGTTGCGATGCAGCAGTATCTTTCTGAACTCTCGGGTTTTCTACTCAAGGAGAAGCGCGTCTCCCCCACGTATCCACCCTTGCAGCATGCTCCATATGTTCACCTCGTTTACCAG AACCCTTGTTCTGTAGGTCCCACTGAGAGAAGAGCTGTGCTTCTCTGCGATGGCAAGCTGAGGCTCAGTACCGTTCAACAGATGTTTGGCCTCCACCTTGTTGAAATGCTGCACG ACTCCCACTGGATCCTCCTCTCTGCTGACAGCCAAGGTTTCATCCCATTAAGTTTCACAGCTGCCCAGACAGTCGTGGTGAGAGATGGCAGCCTGTCCAAGCCAAAGGGAGCTAGGAGCCCTCTTTCTCACAATCAGGATCCTGGTCCTCCACCTGAAGTCTTCAGAGACCTTGCTACCCAGAATGTAGACACGGCTGGCAGTTTCGACAGTGTGACCTGA
- the Mfsd2b gene encoding major facilitator superfamily domain-containing protein 2B, with product MSVPHGPTPAPVAEPHTQEPGSDKRDGRLSVCTKVCYGIGGVPNQVASSASAFYLQLFLLDVAQIPAAQVSLALFGGKVSGAVADPVAGFFINKSRRTGSGRLMPWALGCMPLIALAYFFLWFLPPFTSLRGLWYTSFYCLFQALATFFQVPYTALTMILTPCPRERDSATAYRMTMEMAGTLMGATVHGLIVSSAHGSQRCEDTVHPRSTAVSPDVARLYCIAAAVVALTYPVCGSLLCLGVKEQPDTSAPASGQGLNFFTGLAITSRHPPYLSLVVSFLFISAAVQVEQSYLVLFCTHASKLQDHVQNLVLIILVSAVLSTPLWEWVLQRFGKKTSAFGICVMVPFSILLAAVPSAPVAYAVAFVSGVSIAVSLLLPWSMLPDVVDDFQLQHRRGPGVETIFYSSYVFFTKLSGAGALGISTLSLEFAGYEAGACQQAEVVVTLKVLIGAVPTCMILIGLCILLVGPTPKMPRQDTSSQLSLRRRTSYSLA from the exons ATGTCGGTGCCCCATGGACCCACCCCCGCTCCTGTCGCAGAGCCTCACACCCAGGAGCCAGGCTCG GACAAGAGAGATGGTCGCCTCTCAGTCTGTACAAAGGTGTGCTATGGCATTGGTGGGGTCCCCAACCAGGTGGCCTCCAGCGCCTCAGCCTTCTACCTGCAACTCTTTCTACTGGATGTGGCCCAG ATCCCCGCTGCCCAGGTGTCACTTGCCTTGTTTGGAGGGAAGGTGTCTGGGGCAGTTGCAGACCCTGTGGCTGGCTTCTTCATCAACAAGAGCAGAAGGACGGGGTCTGGACGGCTAATGCCTTG GGCGCTGGGCTGCATGCCCTTAATCGCACTGGCCTACTTCTTCCTGTGGTTCCTGCCCCCATTCACCAGCCTTCGTGGGCTCTGGTATACCAGCTTCTACTGCCTCTTCCAGGCCCTGGCTACG TTCTTCCAGGTGCCCTACACTGCGCTCACGATGATCCTCACCCCCTGCCCCAGGGAGCGAGACTCTGCCACCGCATACC GGATGACCATGGAGATGGCAGGGACACTGATGGGAGCCACTGTCCACGGGCTCATTGTGTCCAGTGCCCACGGGTCCCAGAGGTGTGAGGATACTGTGCATCCCAGGAGTACTGCTGTTTCCCCAGATGTA GCTCGCCTCTATTGTATTGCAGCTGCCGTGGTTGCCTTGACTTATCCTGTGTGTGGAAGTCTGCTGTGCCTAGGAGTGAAGGAGCAGCCAG ATACTTCTGCCCCAGCCTCAGGCCAAGGCCTGAACTTCTTCACGGGCCTGGCCATCACTTCCCGGCACCCACCCTACCTGAGCCTGGTGGTCTCTTTCTTGTTCATTTCAGCTGCTGTCCAG GTGGAACAAAGTTACCTAGTCCTGTTCTGTACACACGCCTCTAAGCTCCAAGATCATGTTCAGAACTTGGTGCTCATCATTCTG GTCTCAGCTGTGCTGAGCACCCCACTGTGGGAGTGGGTTCTCCAGCGATTTGGGAAGAAGACATCTGCATTCGGCATCTGT GTGATGGTGCCCTTTTCTATCTTGTTGGCTGCTGTTCCCTCTGCACCTGTGGCCTATGCTGTGGCCTTTGTCTCTGGCGTGAGCATTGCTGTGTCCCTGCTGCTACCCTG GTCCATGCTGCCAGATGTGGTGGATGACTTTCAGCTGCAGCATCGGCGTGGCCCAGGCGTGGAGACTATCTTCTACTCATCCTACGTCTTCTTCACCAAGCTGTCAGGCGCAGGCGCTTTGGGCATCTCTACCCTCAGTTTGGA GTTTGCAGGGTATGAGGCAGGAGCCTGCCAGCAAGCAGAAGTGGTGGTCACTCTCAAGGTCCTCATCGGTGCTGTGCCCACCTGTATGATCCTTATTGGCCTGTGCATCCTCCTGGTTGGCCCCACTCCCAAGATGCCACGTCAGGACACTTCCTCCCAGCTAAGCCTTCGGAG GAGGACTAGCTACAGCCTTGCCTGA
- the Ubxn2a gene encoding UBX domain-containing protein 2A, whose protein sequence is MKEVDNLDSVKEEWVCETGPPDSQPLNDNQQKDCEYFVDSLFEEAGKAGAKCLSPTEQKKQVDVNIKLWKNGFTVNDDFRSYSDGASQQFLNSIKKGELPSELRGIFDKEEVDVKVEDKKNEVCMSTKPVFQPFSGQGHRLGSATPRIVSKAKSVEVDNTSPVSAVSLNNLEVSHIKDFIEKYQGPQRSPPFALATALPFLRFLDEXLTLEEADLKNAVIIQRLQKTAEPFRKL, encoded by the exons ggtttgtGAAACAGGACCTCCTGACAGTCAACCCCTCAATGATAATCAACAAAAGGACTGTGAATATTTTGTTGACAGCCTTTTTGAGGAAGCAGGGAAGGCAGGTGCCAAATGCTTGTCCCCAACTGAACAGAAGAAACAG GtagatgtaaatataaaattgtgGAAAAATGGATTCACTGTCAATGATGATTTTAGAAGTTACTCTGATGGTGCAAGTCAGCAGTTTCTGAACTCCATCAAAAAGGG ggAATTACCTTCAGAATTACGGGGAATTTTTGATAAAGAGGAGGTGGATGTTAAAGTTGAagataagaaaaatgaagtatGTATGTCTACAAAGCCTGTGTTCCAGCCCTTCTCAGGACAGGGCCACAGACTAGGAAG TGCTACACCAAGAATCGTTTCTAAAGCAAAGAGTGTTGAAGTTGACAATACAAGTCCTGTGTCTGCTGTTTCACTGAACAACTTGGA GGTGAGCCACATCAAAGACTTCATTGAAAAATACCAAGGACCTCAGAGAAGCCCTCCCTTTGCCCTGGCAACAGCCCTTCCTTTCCTCAGGTTTCTGGATGAAANGCTCACATTGGAAGAAGCAGATTTGAAGAATGCTGTAATCATTCAGAGACTCCAAAAAACTGCCGAGCCTTTTCGAAAACtttga